The proteins below come from a single Arthrobacter sp. B1I2 genomic window:
- a CDS encoding molybdopterin molybdotransferase MoeA translates to MTSHTPHGHATHTERARSVAGHAAAVAELLQPLRAADRIETLPLSRALGRGLVHDVAAPLSLPPFANSQMDGYAVRSGDIPGGSADLRVMPPVPAGSSPQALQPGTAAPIMTGAMIPAGADAVVPIEMAVPDHFMEPGRGRAVELPATTPGRFVRAAGSDIAEGERALAAGTCLGPAQLGLLAALGLPEVAVYRAPTVLLVTTGDEVVEPGRPLPPGRIYDSNGTLLEAAMKQAGLTVRRAGISTDAPAELRALLRTECRGVDLIVTTGGVSKGAYEVVRQAMADQPVDFLHVAMQPGGPQGIGTFDGVPFLGFPGNPVSCLVSFEMFLRPALSALLGAPAPRLPVRARLDLDGQGRPLTSPVHKHQVRRGSLQPDGTVQLVGGESSHLMHALAGSNVLVHVPAGVTELAAGDEVEVWML, encoded by the coding sequence ATGACCAGCCACACCCCGCACGGCCACGCCACCCATACGGAGCGCGCCCGGTCCGTCGCCGGGCATGCCGCCGCCGTCGCGGAACTCCTCCAGCCGCTCCGTGCGGCGGACCGCATCGAAACCCTGCCGCTCAGCCGCGCGCTGGGGCGCGGCCTGGTGCACGATGTCGCCGCGCCGCTCAGCCTTCCCCCTTTCGCCAATTCCCAGATGGACGGTTACGCCGTCCGTTCCGGTGACATTCCCGGCGGCAGTGCAGACCTGCGCGTCATGCCTCCGGTTCCCGCCGGGTCGAGCCCGCAGGCCCTGCAGCCGGGAACGGCGGCGCCGATCATGACCGGTGCCATGATCCCGGCGGGGGCTGACGCCGTCGTGCCCATTGAAATGGCTGTGCCGGACCACTTTATGGAGCCTGGCCGGGGACGGGCAGTGGAACTGCCTGCCACTACGCCGGGAAGGTTCGTGCGCGCCGCCGGCAGCGACATCGCGGAAGGGGAGCGGGCCCTGGCCGCCGGTACCTGCCTGGGGCCGGCCCAATTGGGGCTGCTCGCCGCCCTGGGGCTCCCGGAGGTGGCGGTCTACCGGGCCCCCACCGTCCTGCTGGTCACCACCGGGGACGAAGTGGTGGAACCCGGCCGGCCACTTCCGCCGGGCAGGATCTATGACTCCAACGGGACCCTCCTGGAGGCCGCCATGAAGCAGGCGGGCCTCACCGTCCGGCGCGCCGGGATTTCCACTGACGCCCCCGCGGAACTGCGGGCGCTGCTGCGGACCGAATGCCGGGGCGTGGACCTGATCGTGACCACGGGCGGGGTCAGCAAGGGAGCCTATGAAGTGGTGCGGCAGGCGATGGCGGACCAGCCGGTCGACTTCCTGCACGTGGCCATGCAGCCGGGTGGCCCGCAGGGAATAGGAACATTCGACGGCGTCCCTTTCCTTGGGTTTCCCGGCAATCCGGTCAGCTGCCTGGTGTCCTTCGAGATGTTCCTCCGCCCGGCCCTGTCAGCATTGCTGGGGGCGCCCGCCCCAAGGCTGCCGGTACGCGCCCGCCTTGATCTTGACGGGCAGGGCCGGCCGCTCACATCGCCCGTGCACAAGCACCAGGTCCGGCGCGGCAGCCTGCAGCCGGACGGGACCGTGCAGCTGGTAGGCGGCGAGAGCTCACATCTGATGCACGCCCTGGCAGGATCAAACGTCCTGGTCCATGTCCCTGCCGGCGTAACGGAGCTCGCCGCCGGTGACGAGGTGGAAGTATGGATGCTGTGA
- a CDS encoding molybdopterin-dependent oxidoreductase — translation MAAGELLAGFASPTLSPLTAVGGAVIDAVPPGVKDWAISLFGTADKAALLVGMVLVIAALAALAGVLERRRRFTGAAVVGIFGLAGAVAVLTRSQVTPMALMPPLLAAVAAVVLLRFLVRRLRAWDDAAAGETTPDPMAASSRRSFLQALGITAAASAAGGVLGGIWRGASMAVSEARARITLPGPASPAAPIPPAAEPGVAGVSPLVTPNRDFYRIDTALSVPAVNPGTWVLKVTGMVARDVQLSYADLLAKPLTERHITIACVSNGVGGDLIGNARWLGWPVRELLAQAGPQPGADMVLSRSADGWTAGTPLDVLTDTRDALLAVGMNGEPLPLEHGFPVRLVVPGLYGYVSATKWVTELKVTRFADDAGYWTPRGWSERGPVKTSSRIDVPRSGRPVNAGTVVFAGVAWAQHTGIQTVELRINRGPWREAELAAGISLDTWYQWKLAVDLSPGQYEVQVRATDLKGGPQDETTRPPAPDGATGFHTVRVDVKS, via the coding sequence CTGGCAGCGGGGGAGTTGCTGGCGGGTTTTGCCAGCCCCACCCTGTCACCGTTGACTGCGGTTGGCGGTGCCGTCATCGACGCAGTCCCTCCCGGCGTCAAAGACTGGGCGATCTCCCTCTTCGGTACGGCCGACAAGGCTGCGCTCCTGGTGGGAATGGTGCTGGTCATCGCCGCACTGGCTGCTCTTGCCGGCGTGCTCGAGCGCCGCCGGCGGTTCACTGGTGCTGCAGTTGTGGGAATTTTCGGACTGGCAGGAGCGGTTGCGGTCCTGACGCGCTCCCAGGTGACCCCCATGGCCCTCATGCCGCCGCTCCTGGCCGCGGTGGCCGCCGTCGTGCTGTTGCGGTTCCTGGTGCGCAGGCTGCGCGCGTGGGATGACGCAGCCGCCGGCGAAACCACACCTGACCCCATGGCCGCCAGCTCCCGCCGCAGCTTCCTCCAGGCCCTTGGCATTACCGCAGCGGCTTCTGCCGCGGGAGGAGTGCTGGGAGGCATCTGGCGCGGTGCCAGCATGGCGGTCAGCGAAGCCAGGGCACGAATCACCCTGCCCGGGCCGGCATCACCCGCGGCACCGATCCCGCCCGCCGCGGAGCCGGGGGTGGCCGGCGTTTCCCCGCTGGTTACGCCCAACCGGGATTTCTACCGGATCGACACCGCCCTGTCCGTGCCGGCGGTCAACCCCGGGACCTGGGTCCTCAAAGTGACCGGGATGGTGGCCCGGGACGTGCAGCTCTCCTACGCGGACCTGCTGGCAAAGCCCCTGACCGAGCGCCACATCACCATCGCCTGCGTTTCCAATGGCGTGGGCGGGGACCTGATCGGCAACGCCCGCTGGCTCGGCTGGCCGGTGCGCGAACTGCTGGCCCAGGCCGGTCCACAGCCCGGCGCCGACATGGTCCTGTCCCGCAGCGCCGACGGCTGGACCGCCGGGACACCCCTGGATGTCCTCACCGATACCCGGGACGCCCTGCTTGCCGTGGGCATGAACGGCGAACCGCTGCCGCTTGAGCACGGCTTCCCGGTCCGGTTGGTGGTCCCGGGCCTCTACGGCTATGTCTCGGCCACCAAATGGGTCACCGAACTCAAGGTCACCAGATTCGCCGACGACGCCGGATACTGGACCCCGCGTGGCTGGTCCGAGCGTGGCCCCGTCAAAACGTCGTCCCGCATCGACGTGCCGCGCAGCGGGCGCCCCGTCAACGCGGGAACAGTTGTCTTCGCGGGTGTTGCCTGGGCCCAGCACACCGGGATCCAAACGGTGGAACTGCGGATCAACCGGGGACCATGGCGGGAAGCGGAACTGGCCGCGGGCATCTCCCTCGACACCTGGTACCAGTGGAAGCTGGCCGTAGACCTCAGCCCGGGGCAATACGAGGTCCAGGTCCGCGCCACCGACCTGAAGGGCGGGCCCCAGGACGAAACCACCCGGCCGCCGGCACCTGACGGAGCCACCGGTTTCCACACGGTTAGAGTGGACGTGAAATCCTGA
- the moaA gene encoding GTP 3',8-cyclase MoaA, with translation MSVQLGIPQPREEAASALPAVPARRPADAPAGLVDRYGRRATDMRLSLTDKCNLRCTYCMPAEGLEWLAKQAVMSAGEIVRIVKIGVEQLGVRELRLTGGEPLVRHDLVEIIAALRANHPDLPISMTTNGVGLAKKAAPLKEAGLTRINVSLDSLHEETFTKLTRRPFLSQVLAGVDAAWAAGLGPVKLNAVLMRGINDADSPQLLAWALERGYELRFIEQMPLDADHGWTRRNMITAAEIRQLLSRDFVLTPDPRARDGAPAERFEVRRRVAGSSDSSGPLLGTVGIIASVTEPFCSDCRRTRITAEGKIMSCLFSREEFDLLGLLRAGATDDELAQRWQDAMWIKPKAHGMDHVGLDAPDFVQPDRSMSAIGG, from the coding sequence ATGAGTGTCCAGCTAGGCATACCGCAGCCGCGGGAGGAAGCAGCGTCTGCGCTGCCCGCCGTTCCCGCACGCCGGCCGGCGGATGCACCGGCCGGGCTGGTGGACAGGTATGGCCGCCGCGCCACGGACATGAGGCTGTCCCTGACGGACAAGTGCAACCTCCGCTGCACCTATTGCATGCCGGCGGAAGGCCTGGAATGGCTCGCGAAGCAGGCAGTCATGTCGGCCGGGGAAATCGTTCGGATTGTCAAAATAGGCGTGGAGCAGCTGGGTGTCCGCGAACTGCGCCTGACGGGCGGCGAGCCGCTTGTCCGGCATGATCTCGTGGAGATCATCGCGGCCCTGCGTGCCAACCACCCTGATCTGCCGATCTCCATGACCACCAATGGTGTTGGCCTGGCCAAGAAGGCGGCGCCGCTCAAAGAAGCCGGCCTCACGCGCATCAATGTGTCGCTGGATTCGCTGCATGAGGAAACGTTCACCAAGCTGACCCGTCGCCCGTTCCTCAGCCAGGTCCTGGCCGGCGTGGATGCCGCCTGGGCTGCCGGCCTTGGCCCGGTCAAGCTCAACGCTGTCCTGATGCGGGGCATCAACGACGCGGACTCGCCGCAATTGCTCGCCTGGGCATTGGAGCGCGGCTACGAACTGCGGTTCATCGAGCAGATGCCGCTGGACGCCGACCACGGCTGGACGCGCCGCAACATGATCACCGCCGCCGAGATCCGCCAGTTGCTTTCCCGGGACTTCGTTCTAACCCCCGATCCCCGGGCCCGTGACGGCGCCCCTGCGGAACGCTTCGAAGTACGACGGCGGGTGGCGGGTTCTTCGGATTCGTCCGGGCCGCTGCTGGGAACCGTGGGAATTATCGCTTCCGTCACCGAGCCGTTTTGCTCCGACTGCCGGCGCACCAGGATCACTGCCGAGGGCAAGATCATGAGCTGCCTGTTTTCACGCGAGGAGTTCGACCTGCTGGGTCTGCTGCGGGCGGGCGCCACGGACGATGAATTGGCGCAGCGTTGGCAGGACGCCATGTGGATCAAACCGAAGGCCCACGGCATGGACCACGTGGGACTCGATGCTCCGGACTTCGTCCAGCCGGACCGCAGCATGAGCGCTATCGGGGGCTGA
- a CDS encoding MoaD/ThiS family protein, translating into MLVRYFAAARAAAGFEEEKFDLPAGATVADLLEAVLAVERAAPPAGTPPLPRLLSRSSFLLNEVAVRDQATVLGPDDVVDVLPPFAGG; encoded by the coding sequence ATGCTTGTACGTTATTTCGCTGCCGCACGCGCTGCCGCAGGTTTCGAGGAAGAAAAGTTCGACCTCCCGGCGGGCGCCACCGTTGCGGACCTGCTGGAGGCGGTGTTGGCCGTGGAGCGCGCCGCACCCCCTGCCGGGACACCGCCGCTTCCCCGGCTGCTTTCCCGCAGCAGTTTCCTGCTCAATGAGGTTGCGGTGCGGGACCAGGCAACAGTTCTTGGACCCGATGACGTCGTGGACGTGCTGCCTCCGTTCGCCGGCGGGTAA
- a CDS encoding HNH endonuclease signature motif containing protein, giving the protein MGISRGVGVVLEGVHASVAALDALTLEDSFLASAAAGVGADVDVLQRRYELRLERMELTSRLEAQLAAVKTRDAARAIEFQQAMAPPDATVQDRTYAEMSAVEEIAGVLTLSSAAAGAFVEQSRRVCSLPPVIDALAAGAISWQHARIVADETEGLTPDAAAGLVAHFFDPDAPNPARGAAPGELVPSRFRAKVRAWRERHHPETLQRRHAKSVADRRMEYTPDRDGMAWIRLYLPGDTACAIWNRTTATARGLQGPGEDRTLTQLRPDIAASLLLGAGSASEVGQVPTPRADVLVTVPIFSLLGLTDEPAMLDGLGPIPASMARRLVADGADSFYRVLVDPRDGAPLEIGRTRYRLPETIKQWIRMRDGTCTFPGCNNHSPDNDTDHLTAWEHGGTTGASNLGQLCPKHHRLKHARPWKPTPGTTNEPPGWTSPTGRHYNAEHQDHEPTHWPPGALPAKVVVPSMAAAPLPGPVLAEPVQWEQLLTQMPAWPDPPAEEPAGDNVLEPEALSATDTLWDDFYALPFLLPPDPLKGLPVASL; this is encoded by the coding sequence ATGGGAATCAGTAGGGGCGTTGGGGTGGTGTTGGAGGGTGTTCATGCCTCTGTTGCTGCCCTTGATGCCCTGACCCTCGAAGACTCTTTTTTGGCTTCCGCCGCTGCCGGTGTTGGTGCTGATGTGGATGTCTTGCAGCGGCGGTACGAGCTCCGGCTGGAACGCATGGAGCTGACGTCCCGGCTGGAAGCGCAACTCGCGGCAGTGAAGACCCGGGACGCGGCCCGGGCCATCGAGTTCCAGCAGGCCATGGCCCCGCCCGACGCGACCGTGCAGGACCGGACCTATGCCGAGATGTCGGCGGTTGAGGAGATCGCCGGGGTCCTCACGCTCAGCTCCGCGGCCGCCGGGGCGTTCGTGGAACAGTCCCGGCGGGTGTGTTCCCTGCCGCCGGTGATCGATGCGTTGGCCGCCGGCGCCATCTCCTGGCAGCACGCCAGGATCGTGGCCGATGAAACCGAAGGCCTCACCCCCGACGCTGCCGCCGGGCTGGTGGCGCACTTCTTCGACCCGGACGCCCCGAACCCGGCCCGCGGCGCCGCCCCCGGTGAGCTCGTCCCGTCCCGGTTCCGGGCCAAGGTCCGGGCCTGGCGGGAACGCCACCACCCCGAAACCCTCCAGAGACGCCACGCCAAGTCCGTGGCCGACCGGCGGATGGAATACACCCCGGACCGGGACGGCATGGCCTGGATCAGGCTCTACCTCCCCGGGGACACCGCCTGCGCCATCTGGAACCGCACCACCGCCACCGCCCGCGGCCTCCAAGGACCCGGCGAAGACCGCACCCTCACCCAACTCCGCCCCGACATCGCCGCCTCACTACTCCTTGGCGCCGGCAGCGCCAGCGAGGTTGGACAAGTCCCTACCCCGCGGGCCGATGTGCTGGTCACCGTGCCCATCTTCTCCCTGCTCGGGCTCACTGACGAGCCCGCAATGCTGGACGGTCTGGGGCCCATCCCGGCCTCGATGGCACGCAGGCTCGTCGCGGACGGGGCGGACTCGTTCTACCGGGTCCTGGTCGACCCAAGAGACGGGGCGCCACTGGAGATCGGCCGGACACGCTACCGGCTCCCCGAAACCATCAAACAATGGATCCGGATGCGGGACGGCACATGCACCTTCCCCGGCTGCAACAACCATTCCCCGGACAACGACACCGACCACCTCACAGCATGGGAACACGGCGGCACCACCGGTGCCAGCAACCTCGGACAACTCTGCCCCAAACATCACCGGCTCAAACACGCCCGCCCGTGGAAACCCACCCCCGGAACGACAAACGAGCCGCCCGGCTGGACCTCACCCACCGGCCGCCACTACAACGCCGAACACCAAGACCACGAACCAACCCACTGGCCACCAGGAGCCCTGCCAGCGAAGGTTGTTGTGCCGTCCATGGCGGCGGCGCCCCTGCCCGGCCCGGTACTGGCGGAACCGGTGCAATGGGAACAGTTACTGACTCAGATGCCGGCATGGCCGGATCCGCCAGCCGAAGAACCTGCCGGTGACAATGTGCTTGAGCCGGAGGCACTTTCCGCGACGGATACGCTCTGGGACGATTTCTATGCTCTGCCGTTCCTCCTGCCTCCGGACCCCCTGAAGGGCTTGCCCGTCGCGTCACTTTGA
- a CDS encoding helix-turn-helix transcriptional regulator — protein sequence MLKHYGVRDVVSVVFADKYGCWAWLDLWRTGDFGPFTDQEAAYLGEITEAVTAGIRRSVSRQFRDGMGPDPLHPTNGKHADLPEQAVLTLDEDLAVAGQTASVADWLQLLQPGPSPHHQVPAEVLNVAAQLLAREAGVDAHEAGSRVHIGAGRWASLRANRMDSGGHGSAPLAVTIQGCTTSDRLDMFARAFGLTPRQRELVWLASAGTDTETMAETQGVTQYTVQDQFKKIFQGCGVHSRPTLLALALGTGTGFGPKGTGSGA from the coding sequence GTGCTGAAGCACTACGGCGTCCGGGACGTAGTGTCCGTCGTCTTTGCCGACAAGTACGGATGCTGGGCCTGGCTCGACCTGTGGCGGACGGGTGACTTCGGTCCGTTCACGGATCAGGAAGCTGCCTACCTGGGAGAAATCACAGAGGCAGTCACGGCGGGGATTCGTCGTTCCGTCTCCAGACAGTTTCGGGACGGCATGGGACCGGACCCCCTCCACCCAACAAACGGAAAACATGCAGACCTGCCGGAACAGGCCGTCCTGACCCTCGACGAAGACCTGGCAGTCGCCGGCCAGACCGCATCGGTCGCCGACTGGCTGCAGCTGCTGCAGCCTGGTCCGTCCCCGCACCACCAGGTGCCTGCCGAGGTGTTGAACGTCGCCGCCCAGCTGCTTGCCAGGGAGGCCGGAGTGGACGCCCACGAAGCCGGAAGCAGGGTGCACATCGGTGCAGGCCGTTGGGCCTCCCTGCGGGCAAACCGGATGGACTCCGGCGGCCATGGATCAGCGCCTTTGGCCGTAACCATTCAGGGCTGCACCACGTCAGACCGGCTCGACATGTTTGCCAGGGCGTTCGGCCTGACGCCACGGCAGAGGGAGCTGGTGTGGCTGGCTTCCGCGGGCACGGACACCGAAACCATGGCGGAGACCCAGGGAGTGACCCAATACACGGTGCAGGACCAATTCAAGAAAATATTCCAGGGTTGCGGCGTCCACAGCCGGCCGACACTGCTGGCCCTGGCACTGGGAACAGGCACGGGTTTCGGACCGAAAGGCACCGGCTCTGGGGCTTAG
- a CDS encoding DUF1579 family protein, which yields MNGPGLVRGHPALSGLLGHWRGSTHVAAGPWGPEHSVDAEVTYSQVAGGLGVVQSYRHLEPDGGHFEGHGIFTVDPVHNDVLWYYVDSTGVPRGTAARLHVAQWHPPR from the coding sequence ATGAACGGGCCAGGGCTGGTGCGCGGACATCCGGCGTTATCGGGCCTGCTGGGTCACTGGCGGGGCAGCACCCATGTTGCTGCCGGTCCCTGGGGGCCGGAACACAGCGTGGACGCGGAGGTGACCTACAGCCAGGTTGCCGGGGGTCTTGGTGTGGTCCAGAGCTACCGGCACCTTGAGCCGGACGGCGGCCACTTTGAAGGCCACGGCATTTTTACCGTGGACCCGGTGCACAACGACGTGCTCTGGTACTACGTTGACAGCACCGGCGTGCCGCGCGGTACGGCCGCCCGCCTGCACGTGGCGCAATGGCATCCTCCGCGTTGA
- a CDS encoding M16 family metallopeptidase codes for MTVVPLPLEQNHAGDTLVHGSDGGSEVRRSVLPGGVRVLTEAMPGQRSATIGFWVGVGSRDEAPGQHGSTHFLEHLLFKGTQRRTALEIASAFDEVGGESNAATAKESTCYFARVLDSDLPMAIDVIADMITGAVLDPDEMEQERDVILEEIAMDSDDPTDVAHEHFVAAVLGSHPLGRPIGGTPAAIKAVARDSVWEHYRRYYKPEELVITAAGGLDHDVVCGLVVDALESAGWSLESDAAPVQRRSTERALIAGTAGLHVVKRAVEQANIIMGCPTIVATDERRYVMSVLNAVLGGGMSSRLFQEVREKRGLVYSTYSFASSYADAGYFGMYAGCTPSKVRQVLDLLAVELDKLAEHGISDDELRKAVGQLGGGIVLALEDTGSRMSRLGRAELVSGEYQDIDETLRLIKAVTTEQVQELAAELAAAPRTITVVGPFDETETFGL; via the coding sequence ATGACTGTAGTACCCCTGCCGCTTGAGCAGAACCACGCCGGCGACACCCTGGTCCATGGCTCCGACGGCGGGTCCGAGGTGCGGCGATCAGTGCTGCCCGGGGGAGTGCGGGTACTGACAGAGGCGATGCCGGGCCAGCGGTCGGCCACCATCGGGTTCTGGGTCGGCGTCGGGTCCCGGGACGAGGCGCCCGGCCAGCACGGATCCACCCACTTCCTTGAGCACCTGCTGTTCAAAGGCACACAGCGCCGTACAGCCTTGGAAATTGCCTCCGCATTTGATGAGGTGGGCGGGGAATCAAACGCGGCAACGGCCAAGGAAAGTACGTGCTACTTCGCCCGGGTCCTTGATTCGGACCTTCCCATGGCCATCGACGTCATCGCGGACATGATCACCGGAGCCGTGCTGGATCCGGACGAGATGGAGCAGGAACGGGACGTCATCCTTGAGGAAATCGCCATGGACAGCGATGACCCCACGGATGTGGCGCATGAGCACTTTGTCGCCGCGGTCCTTGGGAGCCACCCGCTGGGCCGGCCGATCGGTGGTACTCCTGCGGCGATCAAAGCCGTGGCGCGGGACTCCGTGTGGGAGCACTACCGCAGGTACTACAAGCCGGAGGAACTGGTCATCACCGCCGCCGGCGGCTTGGATCACGACGTCGTGTGCGGACTTGTGGTGGATGCCCTTGAGTCTGCGGGCTGGTCGCTGGAGTCCGACGCGGCGCCGGTGCAGCGGCGTTCCACGGAGCGTGCCCTGATCGCTGGAACCGCAGGCCTGCACGTGGTCAAGCGCGCCGTGGAGCAGGCGAACATCATCATGGGATGCCCAACGATCGTTGCAACCGACGAGCGGCGCTACGTCATGAGTGTCCTGAACGCGGTCCTGGGCGGCGGCATGTCCTCCCGGCTGTTCCAGGAGGTCCGCGAGAAGCGTGGGCTGGTGTACTCCACCTACTCCTTTGCATCGTCCTATGCCGACGCCGGCTACTTCGGGATGTACGCGGGCTGCACGCCATCCAAAGTCCGTCAAGTGCTGGACCTGCTGGCTGTGGAACTCGACAAGCTCGCCGAGCACGGAATTTCCGACGACGAACTCCGGAAAGCCGTGGGACAGCTCGGCGGCGGAATTGTCCTGGCGCTGGAGGACACCGGTTCCCGGATGTCCCGGCTGGGCCGCGCTGAGCTGGTATCCGGTGAGTACCAGGACATCGACGAAACCCTGCGCCTGATCAAAGCGGTCACCACGGAACAGGTCCAGGAACTGGCCGCCGAACTCGCTGCCGCGCCGCGAACCATCACCGTGGTGGGGCCGTTCGACGAGACGGAAACTTTCGGGCTGTAG
- a CDS encoding polyribonucleotide nucleotidyltransferase, with translation MEGPEIQFSEAVIDNGRFGKRVIRFETGRLAKQAAGAAMVYIDDDTALLSATTAGKHPREGFDFFPLTVDVEERMYAAGRIPGSFFRREGRPSTEAILACRLMDRPLRPAFIKGLRNEVQIVVTVLAINPDELYDVVAINASSMSTQLSGLPFSGPIGGVRVALVADENGSQWVAFPKHSQLENSVFNMVVAGRVAGDDVAIMMVEAEATDNSWNLIKEQGATAPTEEVVSEGLEAAKPFIKALCDAQADLAARAAKPTVEFPVFLDYEDDAYAAVESAAAEKLAAVFQIADKQERDNASDALKDEVLAGLAGQFEGREKELSAAFRSVTKHVVRQRILKDQIRIDGRGLTDIRQLTAEVEVLPRVHGSAIFERGETQIMGVTTLNMLKMEQQIDSLSPVTRKRYMHNYNFPPYSTGETGRVGSPKRREIGHGALAERALVPVLPSREEFPYAIRQVSEALSSNGSTSMGSVCASTLSLLNAGVPLKAAVAGIAMGLVSDQVDGQTRYAALTDILGAEDAFGDMDFKVAGTSEFVTAIQLDTKLDGIPASVLAAALKQAREARLHILEVLNSAIDTPDELSEFAPRVIAVKIPVDKIGEVIGPKGKMINQIQEDTGADISIEDDGTVYIGATNGPSADAARSAINAIANPQVPEIGERYLGTVVKTTTFGAFVSLTPGKDGLLHISELRKLANGKRVDNVDDVVSVGQKVQVEITKIDDRGKLSLAPVVAEEEGAEVETERAHTEEPAEGADV, from the coding sequence TTGGAGGGTCCCGAAATCCAGTTCTCAGAAGCAGTCATTGACAATGGCCGATTCGGCAAGCGGGTCATCCGCTTCGAAACCGGCCGCCTCGCCAAGCAGGCAGCCGGCGCAGCCATGGTGTACATCGACGATGACACCGCGCTGCTGTCCGCCACCACCGCCGGCAAGCACCCGCGTGAAGGCTTTGACTTCTTCCCGCTGACGGTCGACGTCGAAGAGCGCATGTACGCCGCCGGCCGCATCCCGGGCTCGTTCTTCCGCCGTGAAGGGCGCCCGTCCACCGAGGCCATCCTGGCTTGCCGCCTGATGGACCGCCCGCTGCGCCCCGCCTTCATCAAGGGCCTGCGCAACGAGGTCCAGATCGTGGTCACCGTCCTGGCCATCAACCCCGACGAGCTGTACGACGTGGTGGCCATCAACGCCTCTTCCATGTCCACCCAGCTGTCCGGCCTGCCGTTCTCCGGTCCCATCGGCGGCGTCCGCGTTGCCCTGGTCGCCGACGAAAACGGCTCCCAGTGGGTTGCTTTCCCCAAGCACTCCCAGCTGGAAAACTCCGTGTTCAACATGGTGGTAGCCGGCCGCGTTGCCGGTGACGACGTCGCCATCATGATGGTCGAGGCCGAAGCCACCGACAACTCCTGGAACCTCATCAAGGAACAGGGCGCCACCGCCCCCACCGAAGAGGTCGTGTCCGAGGGCCTCGAGGCTGCCAAGCCGTTCATCAAGGCACTCTGCGACGCCCAGGCTGACCTCGCTGCCCGCGCTGCCAAGCCCACCGTTGAGTTCCCGGTCTTCCTGGACTACGAGGACGACGCTTACGCCGCCGTCGAATCCGCTGCAGCCGAAAAGCTTGCCGCTGTCTTCCAGATCGCCGACAAGCAGGAACGCGACAACGCCTCCGACGCGCTCAAGGACGAGGTCCTCGCCGGCCTGGCCGGCCAGTTCGAAGGCCGCGAGAAGGAACTGTCCGCAGCCTTCCGCTCGGTCACCAAGCACGTTGTGCGCCAGCGCATCCTCAAGGACCAGATCCGCATCGACGGCCGCGGCCTGACGGACATCCGCCAGCTCACCGCCGAGGTCGAGGTCCTGCCCCGCGTTCACGGTTCCGCCATCTTCGAGCGCGGCGAGACCCAGATCATGGGTGTCACCACGCTGAACATGCTCAAGATGGAACAGCAGATCGACTCGCTGTCGCCGGTGACGCGCAAGCGCTACATGCACAACTACAACTTCCCGCCGTACTCCACCGGTGAAACCGGCCGCGTGGGCTCGCCCAAGCGCCGCGAAATCGGCCACGGCGCCCTGGCCGAACGCGCCCTCGTGCCCGTCCTGCCGTCCCGCGAGGAATTCCCGTACGCCATCCGCCAGGTATCCGAGGCCCTTAGCTCCAACGGTTCGACGTCGATGGGTTCCGTCTGTGCCTCCACCCTGTCCCTGCTGAACGCCGGTGTGCCCCTGAAGGCCGCCGTCGCCGGCATCGCCATGGGCCTGGTTTCCGACCAGGTTGACGGCCAGACCCGCTACGCGGCCCTGACCGACATCCTCGGCGCCGAAGACGCCTTCGGTGACATGGACTTCAAGGTTGCCGGTACGTCCGAGTTCGTCACGGCCATCCAGCTGGACACCAAGCTCGACGGCATCCCCGCCTCCGTGCTGGCAGCAGCACTGAAGCAGGCCCGTGAAGCCCGCCTGCACATCCTCGAGGTCCTCAACTCGGCCATCGACACCCCGGACGAGCTCTCCGAGTTCGCGCCGCGCGTCATCGCCGTCAAGATCCCCGTGGATAAGATCGGCGAGGTCATCGGCCCCAAGGGCAAGATGATCAACCAGATCCAGGAGGACACCGGCGCCGACATCTCCATCGAGGACGACGGCACGGTCTACATTGGCGCCACCAACGGTCCGTCTGCAGATGCAGCACGCTCCGCCATCAACGCCATTGCCAACCCGCAGGTCCCCGAGATCGGCGAGCGTTACTTGGGCACGGTCGTCAAGACCACCACCTTCGGTGCCTTCGTGTCGCTGACCCCGGGCAAGGACGGCCTCCTGCACATCTCCGAGCTCCGCAAGCTGGCCAACGGCAAGCGCGTGGACAACGTCGACGACGTTGTTTCGGTGGGCCAGAAGGTCCAGGTGGAGATCACCAAGATCGACGACCGTGGAAAGCTTTCGCTCGCCCCGGTAGTTGCCGAGGAAGAAGGCGCCGAGGTCGAGACCGAGCGCGCCCACACCGAGGAGCCTGCTGAAGGCGCTGACGTCTAA